A single genomic interval of Arthrobacter sp. NicSoilB8 harbors:
- a CDS encoding DUF4244 domain-containing protein, with amino-acid sequence MSINQDTPAANRIDPGEGGAAEVFEIYPGASSVVPIQPLGYRRPPSAQAGMATAEYAIATLAAVGFAGVLVFIMRSDEVRGFLLNLIRTALTLP; translated from the coding sequence ATGTCAATCAATCAGGACACTCCCGCTGCGAACCGGATAGACCCTGGGGAGGGCGGAGCCGCCGAGGTGTTCGAAATCTATCCCGGCGCCAGTTCCGTGGTTCCCATCCAACCGCTTGGATACCGGAGGCCGCCCTCAGCGCAGGCCGGAATGGCCACCGCCGAATATGCCATCGCGACGCTCGCGGCCGTGGGGTTTGCAGGGGTGCTCGTGTTCATCATGCGCAGCGATGAGGTCCGCGGCTTCCTCCTGAACCTCATCCGGACAGCGCTCACGTTGCCATGA
- a CDS encoding polysaccharide lyase has product MIATNFEAGSLTTAGFAAPFTAGTGTADVSSAEQHSGRCSAHVHVTTDAGSVANFSAPLPAGSNEVYADGWFNVTKEGVAGNNVPYFRFFNGTTRFVDVYRSNGGAGPLWLRVAAPNGTLGYTPMNVNVPLGTWHHVVMHVIPNGASTTVEVWFDNKLVYSSKQVVTGFNAVTKMQLGAEHRRQAGDSYIDDVVIKAGKAGGQLPGTFNPIAPTRVLDTRNSSAVRANSAVSFQVAGVNGIPAKVAAVVFNLTVTQPRSIGFVTAYASGTARPNASNLNFSTGQTVPNLVTVPVGSDGKVTLFNSSSGSSQLIADVTGYYVTGTPSTAGSFKGIAPARLLDTRNSKAVGANSPVSFQVAGANGIPASVAAVVFNLTVTQAKSLGFVTAYASGSARPNASNLNFSAGQTVPNLVTVPVGSDGKVTLFNSSPGTSQLIADVAGYYLPGTPTVTGAFKAVGPTRILDTRNTKTVAANSAVSFQVAGANGVPTGALGAVFNLTVTSPKSFGFITAYPSGSGLPNASNLNFATGQTVPNLVSVPLGSDGKVTLSNQSKGAAQLIADLAGYFLP; this is encoded by the coding sequence GTGATTGCGACCAACTTTGAGGCGGGAAGCCTCACGACCGCGGGATTCGCAGCGCCCTTCACCGCAGGGACCGGCACGGCCGATGTTTCCTCCGCCGAACAGCACTCCGGCCGCTGCTCGGCTCATGTGCACGTGACCACGGACGCCGGGTCCGTGGCCAACTTTTCCGCACCGCTTCCTGCCGGCAGCAATGAGGTCTACGCCGACGGCTGGTTCAATGTCACCAAGGAAGGTGTCGCGGGCAACAACGTCCCCTACTTCCGGTTCTTCAACGGGACCACCCGGTTCGTGGACGTCTACCGTTCCAACGGCGGCGCCGGGCCGCTGTGGCTGCGGGTGGCCGCGCCCAACGGAACACTTGGCTACACCCCGATGAATGTCAACGTCCCGCTCGGCACGTGGCACCACGTGGTCATGCACGTCATCCCCAACGGAGCCTCCACCACGGTCGAGGTGTGGTTCGACAACAAACTCGTGTACTCCAGCAAGCAGGTCGTCACCGGCTTCAACGCCGTTACCAAGATGCAGCTCGGCGCCGAACACCGGCGGCAGGCAGGCGACAGCTACATTGACGACGTCGTCATCAAGGCCGGCAAGGCGGGCGGCCAGCTGCCCGGAACCTTTAACCCCATCGCTCCCACCCGCGTCCTGGACACCCGGAACAGTTCAGCTGTCCGGGCGAATTCCGCGGTGTCCTTCCAAGTCGCAGGCGTTAACGGGATTCCGGCCAAGGTGGCAGCCGTCGTCTTCAACCTCACAGTGACCCAGCCGCGGTCCATCGGATTCGTCACGGCCTACGCGTCGGGCACCGCCCGTCCCAATGCATCCAACCTGAACTTCTCCACAGGTCAGACGGTGCCGAACCTCGTTACGGTCCCCGTGGGGTCCGATGGCAAGGTCACTCTGTTTAACAGTTCCTCGGGATCGTCACAGCTGATCGCGGACGTGACCGGGTACTACGTCACCGGAACACCGAGCACGGCGGGTTCCTTTAAGGGCATTGCTCCCGCCCGGCTCCTGGACACCAGGAACTCGAAGGCGGTGGGTGCCAACTCACCGGTATCCTTCCAGGTCGCGGGTGCCAACGGAATCCCCGCCTCGGTTGCAGCCGTGGTGTTCAATCTGACGGTGACCCAGGCGAAGTCCCTGGGTTTTGTAACCGCGTACGCCTCCGGTTCGGCGCGTCCCAACGCCTCCAACCTGAATTTCTCCGCCGGACAGACAGTGCCGAACCTGGTCACGGTCCCGGTCGGTTCTGACGGCAAGGTCACGCTGTTCAACAGCTCCCCGGGGACGTCCCAGCTGATCGCCGACGTGGCCGGTTACTACCTGCCCGGGACTCCCACCGTCACGGGTGCGTTCAAGGCGGTTGGCCCGACCCGGATCCTCGACACCCGGAACACGAAGACTGTCGCAGCCAATTCTGCGGTGTCCTTCCAGGTCGCAGGTGCCAACGGAGTTCCCACCGGTGCCCTGGGAGCAGTCTTCAACCTGACTGTCACCTCGCCTAAGTCCTTCGGGTTCATCACCGCCTACCCGTCCGGCTCCGGCCTGCCCAACGCGTCCAATCTGAACTTCGCCACCGGGCAGACGGTGCCGAACCTGGTCTCGGTCCCGCTAGGCTCCGACGGAAAAGTGACGTTGTCCAACCAATCCAAGGGGGCAGCCCAGCTCATCGCCGACCTCGCCGGGTACTTCCTCCCCTAG
- a CDS encoding type II secretion system F family protein, with product MRPELAGFVVATSLAGAAVVVLAHPGRVRRRLRRQFLSPADGNGLRGAIHDAARHEGPGFRGLRDTAMMLELIGAMLDAGAGLGRSLELIAALVPPELGRQLRPVVSALAIGTDWDTAWRSSGAQASQLLVLRDTLAFAALTGAPSAALLYAQAARLRRERNRAAEQRAAALGVKLVVPLGLCSLPAFVCLGVVPVLLALLPS from the coding sequence GTGAGACCCGAACTTGCCGGATTTGTCGTGGCGACGAGCCTTGCCGGTGCAGCCGTTGTGGTCCTGGCGCACCCCGGTCGTGTCCGCCGTCGGCTCCGCCGTCAATTTCTGTCCCCGGCGGACGGGAACGGCCTGCGCGGAGCGATTCACGACGCCGCCCGGCACGAAGGTCCCGGCTTTCGCGGCTTGCGGGACACCGCCATGATGCTGGAACTGATCGGCGCCATGCTGGATGCCGGAGCCGGACTTGGCCGATCGCTGGAGCTCATCGCCGCCCTCGTGCCCCCGGAACTTGGCAGGCAGCTTCGGCCGGTTGTGTCAGCGCTGGCTATCGGCACGGACTGGGACACGGCATGGCGCAGCTCCGGTGCCCAGGCGTCCCAGTTACTTGTCCTGCGCGACACCCTTGCGTTCGCCGCGCTCACGGGCGCCCCGTCCGCAGCCCTCCTCTATGCCCAGGCGGCCCGGCTTCGCCGCGAACGGAACAGGGCCGCCGAGCAGCGTGCGGCAGCGCTCGGTGTGAAGCTTGTCGTGCCGCTGGGCCTGTGTTCCCTGCCGGCGTTTGTCTGCCTCGGCGTCGTGCCCGTGCTCCTGGCACTGCTACCGTCCTGA
- a CDS encoding TadA family conjugal transfer-associated ATPase, with the protein MSAHSAMGPAEPDPTTRRARGRRRSSGFFDEKLLESVRESVMADAAPVTPSRVAAAVQASGRLLGTAGALAAVESISAELNGLGPLQPLTRDPAVTDIFVNGPDSVWLDRGKGLERAPVVFAGEPQIRALAARLVAAGGRRLDDGSPCVDVRLDGGYRVHAVLPPISTAGTLLSVRIRRATVFSMPELSQAGMFGTGTPGRLVQSVLERMVAARLSFLISGATGSGKTTLLATLLGLCHPRERLVLIEDAAELNPVHPHVVSLESRHGNLEGGGAVDLCELVRQALRMRPDRLVVGECRGAEVRELLSAMNTGHAGGGGTIHANAAAAVPARLAALGALAGMGQEAVCLQVASAIDAVVHVERTESGRQVASIGILEAHESELAVIIALEVLKGQISCGPAWPQLADRLGLEPGMAGRTSTVPDVAGSAQRPGPGDESPLSRAP; encoded by the coding sequence ATGAGCGCCCATTCGGCCATGGGTCCCGCCGAACCGGATCCGACCACCCGCCGTGCGCGGGGCCGCCGCCGGTCGTCGGGATTCTTCGACGAGAAATTGCTGGAGTCCGTGCGTGAGTCCGTCATGGCCGATGCCGCCCCAGTAACGCCGTCGCGGGTCGCGGCGGCGGTCCAGGCTAGCGGGCGGCTGCTCGGCACGGCCGGCGCCCTGGCCGCGGTGGAGAGCATCAGCGCCGAACTCAACGGCCTCGGCCCCCTGCAGCCGCTCACCCGGGATCCCGCCGTGACGGACATTTTCGTCAACGGGCCTGACTCGGTCTGGCTGGACCGCGGCAAGGGCCTGGAAAGGGCGCCGGTGGTCTTTGCCGGGGAGCCGCAGATCCGGGCCCTCGCCGCGAGGCTCGTGGCAGCCGGCGGCCGCCGCCTGGATGACGGCTCGCCGTGCGTCGATGTCAGGCTCGACGGCGGCTACCGGGTTCACGCGGTGCTGCCGCCGATTTCCACGGCCGGGACCCTCTTGAGCGTCAGGATCCGCCGGGCCACCGTCTTCTCCATGCCCGAGCTGAGTCAGGCCGGCATGTTCGGAACCGGAACGCCCGGGCGGCTGGTCCAGTCGGTGCTCGAGCGCATGGTGGCGGCCAGGCTGAGCTTCCTCATTAGCGGGGCCACCGGCTCGGGGAAGACCACCTTGTTGGCCACATTGCTGGGGTTGTGCCATCCCCGGGAGCGGCTCGTCCTGATCGAGGACGCCGCGGAACTGAACCCTGTGCACCCGCACGTCGTCTCGCTCGAATCCCGGCACGGAAACCTGGAAGGTGGCGGTGCCGTGGACTTGTGCGAACTGGTCCGCCAAGCCCTCAGGATGCGGCCGGACCGGCTGGTTGTGGGCGAATGCCGCGGTGCGGAAGTCCGCGAACTGCTGTCAGCCATGAACACGGGACATGCCGGCGGCGGCGGCACCATCCACGCGAACGCGGCGGCGGCTGTGCCCGCCCGGCTGGCGGCGCTTGGCGCGCTCGCGGGCATGGGCCAGGAAGCCGTTTGCCTGCAGGTGGCGAGCGCGATCGACGCCGTCGTGCATGTCGAACGGACCGAGAGTGGGCGCCAGGTCGCGAGCATTGGCATCCTGGAAGCACATGAGTCGGAACTGGCTGTCATCATTGCGCTGGAAGTACTGAAGGGCCAGATCAGCTGCGGGCCCGCCTGGCCGCAGCTGGCGGACCGGCTTGGGCTGGAGCCGGGGATGGCCGGCCGGACCAGCACTGTGCCTGATGTGGCGGGCTCCGCGCAGCGGCCGGGGCCCGGCGATGAATCCCCGCTGTCGCGGGCCCCGTGA
- the ssd gene encoding septum site-determining protein Ssd has protein sequence MNRHQQPGPGSPSAREPGPWIPGETPETLLVTGVDVLRNEVERIVAAAGGQLRTVQDVSDAAPFWDAALAVLVGSDIRELPLRRRTPAVLVGLRDDGDGLWELAAAIGAERVAVLPDAAAWLAEYLSRSRAPEAGGLVLGVTGGCGGAGATTAAVWIAQAAAGLGARVLLIDGDPWGGGLELALAAEDAHGLRWPDLAGVSGSIDPAQLDDALPTAGGFSFLSWPGSREGAAGVDATTVAGVLDAARRGCELVVLDIGRGAATLRSFAWECDRIVVVVPARLRAAVATARLLQELPPVETALVVRAGPGAALDAPLIAESVGLPLHGILPEIKGLAAATERGRLLEAGRQRSVRRFIGGLLDLDGGDI, from the coding sequence ATGAACAGGCACCAGCAACCAGGTCCAGGTTCGCCGTCCGCGCGGGAGCCGGGGCCATGGATTCCTGGGGAAACCCCGGAAACGTTGCTCGTCACCGGGGTCGATGTGCTGCGCAATGAGGTGGAGCGCATTGTCGCCGCGGCCGGGGGACAGCTGCGGACGGTGCAGGACGTGTCCGATGCCGCACCGTTCTGGGACGCCGCGCTGGCCGTCCTGGTTGGCAGCGATATCCGCGAGTTGCCACTCCGGCGGAGGACGCCTGCTGTGCTGGTCGGCCTGAGGGATGACGGGGACGGGCTGTGGGAGTTGGCCGCCGCCATCGGGGCCGAACGTGTCGCCGTTCTGCCGGACGCCGCGGCCTGGCTGGCGGAATACCTCAGCCGGTCCCGCGCGCCGGAAGCCGGCGGGCTCGTCCTCGGGGTCACCGGCGGCTGCGGTGGCGCCGGCGCCACGACCGCCGCCGTCTGGATCGCGCAGGCCGCCGCCGGCCTCGGGGCCAGGGTGCTCCTGATCGACGGTGACCCCTGGGGCGGCGGCCTGGAACTGGCGCTGGCCGCCGAGGACGCCCACGGGCTCCGCTGGCCTGATCTGGCCGGGGTGAGCGGCAGCATCGACCCCGCCCAGCTGGACGACGCTCTGCCGACGGCCGGCGGATTCTCTTTCCTGTCGTGGCCGGGCAGCAGGGAAGGTGCAGCCGGTGTGGACGCAACCACAGTGGCCGGGGTTCTGGACGCCGCCCGGCGCGGCTGCGAGCTGGTCGTGCTGGATATCGGCCGGGGAGCGGCGACTTTGCGGTCCTTCGCCTGGGAATGCGACCGGATCGTCGTCGTGGTACCGGCCCGGCTGCGGGCTGCCGTCGCCACGGCAAGGTTGTTGCAGGAGCTTCCTCCGGTGGAAACGGCGCTGGTGGTCCGGGCTGGTCCCGGCGCCGCCTTGGATGCGCCCCTGATCGCCGAATCCGTCGGTCTACCCCTCCACGGGATCCTGCCGGAAATCAAAGGTCTGGCCGCGGCCACGGAACGCGGCCGTCTTCTGGAAGCCGGCCGGCAGCGCTCCGTCCGCCGTTTCATCGGCGGGCTTCTCGATTTGGACGGGGGTGACATCTGA
- a CDS encoding bifunctional 3'-5' exonuclease/DNA polymerase → MYLLLAAHADGAVLQELTADGVPEPSNPEPRVVSVGDLAGVVRGLEERHPRWIWHRTQDWYPALLRAGVELERCYDLTLCGSILAHSEFTAHTGYAQAAEKLTQDDELNQPPRALQPPPPPPEQGALFDAPAPGRHPGRSLEALRAEYAAQQEALRQAGTASAAPAAADATRRQRLQLLLAAESAGAMIAAEMQHTGVPWRAELHEQILSEQLGPRPAPGQRPAKLESLTAELRQRLQSPVLNPDSPQELMRALHRNGIEVKTTRQWELKESSHPAIEPLLAYKKLARLHTANGWTWLDTWVKDGRFQPEYVVGGVVSGRWASRGGGALQIPRQVRGAVHADPGHKLIVADASQLEPRVLVALAQDSKMAEAARDKDLYAGIAAQGFGGDRAKAKVALLGAIYGATTGESGRLMPQLARTYPRAVGFVEQAARDGEAGRTVTSRLGRSSPPPSERWLQSQHSTTAEEQRRADSIARSRGRFTRNFVVQGSAADWAACWLAELRRRLRAMRADGAAAGRLVFFLHDEVMVHCPEGAVDDCIRAIEDSAIAAKELLFGRIPVEFPVSVAVVDSYDNAK, encoded by the coding sequence ATGTACCTGCTGCTCGCCGCCCACGCCGATGGCGCGGTCCTCCAGGAACTCACGGCGGATGGCGTCCCCGAACCGTCCAATCCGGAACCCCGCGTGGTCAGCGTCGGGGACCTGGCCGGCGTCGTGCGCGGGCTCGAGGAGCGGCACCCGCGCTGGATCTGGCACCGCACCCAGGACTGGTACCCCGCACTGCTGCGCGCCGGGGTGGAGCTCGAGCGCTGCTACGACCTCACGCTGTGCGGTTCGATCCTGGCCCACTCGGAGTTCACCGCCCACACCGGCTACGCCCAGGCGGCGGAAAAACTGACGCAGGACGACGAGCTGAACCAGCCGCCGCGGGCCCTGCAGCCCCCACCCCCGCCGCCCGAACAGGGCGCGCTTTTCGATGCCCCGGCCCCCGGCCGGCATCCCGGCCGGTCCCTTGAGGCTCTTCGCGCCGAGTATGCCGCCCAGCAGGAGGCGCTTCGCCAGGCGGGCACGGCCTCCGCCGCTCCCGCCGCCGCTGACGCCACCCGGCGGCAGCGGCTCCAGCTGCTGCTCGCCGCGGAATCCGCCGGAGCCATGATCGCCGCCGAAATGCAACACACCGGCGTCCCGTGGCGGGCGGAACTGCACGAGCAGATTCTCTCGGAACAGCTCGGACCCCGCCCGGCTCCGGGCCAGCGGCCGGCCAAACTCGAGTCGCTCACGGCCGAACTGCGGCAGCGGCTGCAGTCACCGGTGCTGAACCCCGATTCTCCGCAGGAGCTCATGCGCGCCCTGCACCGCAACGGCATCGAGGTGAAGACCACCCGCCAATGGGAACTGAAGGAATCCAGCCATCCCGCGATCGAGCCGCTGCTGGCCTACAAAAAGCTGGCCCGCCTCCACACGGCCAACGGCTGGACGTGGCTTGATACATGGGTGAAGGACGGCAGGTTCCAGCCCGAGTACGTGGTGGGCGGCGTGGTGTCCGGACGGTGGGCGTCCCGGGGCGGCGGGGCGCTGCAGATCCCGCGCCAGGTCCGCGGGGCGGTCCACGCCGATCCCGGCCACAAGCTGATCGTCGCCGACGCCTCCCAGCTGGAACCCCGGGTGCTCGTGGCGCTTGCGCAGGATTCCAAGATGGCCGAGGCCGCCCGGGACAAGGACCTCTACGCCGGCATCGCCGCACAGGGCTTCGGCGGCGACCGGGCCAAAGCCAAGGTGGCCCTCCTCGGCGCCATCTACGGGGCGACCACGGGCGAGTCCGGCCGGCTGATGCCCCAGCTCGCCCGCACCTATCCGCGTGCCGTGGGCTTTGTCGAGCAGGCCGCCCGCGACGGCGAGGCCGGCAGGACCGTCACCTCACGCCTGGGCCGGAGCAGCCCGCCCCCGTCGGAGCGCTGGCTCCAGAGTCAGCACTCCACCACAGCGGAGGAACAGCGCCGGGCAGACTCGATCGCCCGCTCGCGCGGCCGCTTCACCCGCAACTTCGTGGTGCAGGGCTCGGCCGCCGACTGGGCGGCGTGCTGGCTGGCGGAACTCCGACGGCGGTTGCGCGCCATGCGGGCGGACGGCGCGGCCGCGGGTCGGCTCGTATTCTTCCTGCACGACGAAGTCATGGTGCACTGCCCCGAAGGCGCCGTCGACGACTGCATTCGGGCGATCGAGGACTCCGCAATTGCGGCCAAGGAACTGCTGTTTGGCCGCATACCCGTGGAATTTCCCGTCAGCGTGGCCGTAGTGGACTCCTACGATAACGCCAAGTGA
- a CDS encoding DUF1508 domain-containing protein → MAGTFEIAQAGDKAYFFRLTAADGTVVAVSPLFSSIKGAAAGITAVRENAATGLVVDRSGTHRSSATKQGARAIAPSQGNRLGGSGLAGSGLAGSSLAGSVAAAG, encoded by the coding sequence TTGGCTGGCACTTTTGAGATCGCACAAGCTGGAGACAAGGCATATTTCTTCAGGCTGACGGCAGCGGACGGCACGGTTGTGGCCGTTTCCCCGCTGTTCAGTTCCATCAAAGGCGCGGCGGCGGGCATCACCGCCGTGCGCGAGAACGCCGCGACCGGCCTGGTGGTGGATCGGTCCGGCACACATCGGAGCTCCGCTACCAAGCAGGGAGCACGGGCGATTGCTCCCTCGCAGGGCAACAGACTCGGCGGCAGCGGCCTGGCAGGCAGCGGCTTGGCCGGCAGCAGTCTGGCAGGCAGCGTCGCGGCGGCCGGCTAG
- a CDS encoding CoA pyrophosphatase gives MTARQDLIDLVAAVAAGTAPAPDPRWRELAVEPGERVRKAAVLMLFGALDNVPAVSEKLLAPADLDVLLLQRAQTLDDHPGQVAFPGGGIDPGESVIAAALREAEEETGLNPAGVNVLGVMPELALPRGNFLVTPVLAWWASQSPVRVVDYGESAQVFRVPVRDLLDPDNRVMATVSRAGQTFHSPAFTVNGVVVWGFTGMILNQLFDQLGWAVPWDRERLYGIDV, from the coding sequence GTGACCGCGCGCCAGGACCTGATCGATCTCGTCGCCGCGGTGGCGGCGGGCACCGCGCCGGCGCCGGATCCGCGCTGGCGGGAACTCGCCGTCGAACCCGGCGAACGCGTCCGTAAGGCCGCGGTGCTCATGCTCTTTGGCGCGCTGGACAACGTCCCGGCGGTGTCCGAGAAGTTGCTGGCTCCCGCAGATCTGGACGTCCTGCTGCTGCAGCGGGCACAGACCCTGGACGACCATCCCGGACAAGTGGCCTTTCCCGGCGGCGGCATAGACCCCGGCGAGTCCGTGATTGCCGCGGCCCTGCGCGAGGCGGAAGAGGAAACGGGCCTGAACCCGGCGGGCGTGAACGTGCTCGGGGTCATGCCTGAACTCGCACTGCCCCGGGGGAATTTCCTGGTCACCCCGGTCCTGGCCTGGTGGGCCTCCCAGTCGCCGGTCCGGGTGGTGGATTACGGCGAATCGGCCCAGGTGTTCCGCGTTCCGGTCCGGGACCTGCTGGACCCGGACAACCGGGTCATGGCGACGGTCAGCCGGGCCGGCCAGACATTCCACAGCCCCGCATTCACCGTCAACGGCGTGGTGGTGTGGGGGTTTACCGGCATGATCCTGAACCAGCTTTTTGACCAGCTGGGCTGGGCGGTTCCCTGGGACCGCGAGCGGCTGTACGGGATCGATGTCTGA
- the nth gene encoding endonuclease III, whose translation MTVESGSTKPGTAPAPGESLLALKRRARRINRALAEQYPYAHAELDFRSPFELVVATVLSAQTTDVLVNQITPLLFARYPDARRMAEAEPAELEAIIKPTGFFRAKSRNLLALCNRLVDEYDGEVPGRLEDLVTLPGVGRKTANVVLGNAFGVPGITVDTHFGRLARRFGWTESDDPVRIESDVAELFEPKDWTMLSHRVVFHGRRVCHSRKPACGACAVANWCPSYGMGETDPEKARKLLKYELAPGQEELLAKLQAETHRAAEIRMESQRKPR comes from the coding sequence GTGACCGTGGAATCCGGCAGCACCAAGCCCGGGACCGCCCCGGCGCCGGGGGAGTCCCTCCTGGCGCTCAAGCGCCGCGCCCGCCGGATCAACCGGGCACTCGCGGAGCAGTACCCGTATGCCCACGCGGAGCTGGATTTCCGCAGCCCCTTCGAACTCGTGGTGGCTACCGTGCTGTCCGCCCAGACCACGGACGTGCTGGTCAACCAGATCACGCCCCTGCTGTTCGCGCGCTACCCGGATGCGAGGCGGATGGCGGAGGCGGAGCCGGCCGAGCTCGAAGCCATCATCAAACCCACCGGTTTCTTCCGCGCCAAGTCCAGAAACCTCCTGGCGCTGTGCAACCGGCTGGTGGACGAGTACGACGGCGAGGTGCCGGGACGGCTGGAAGACCTGGTGACGCTGCCCGGCGTCGGGCGGAAAACCGCGAACGTCGTGCTGGGCAATGCCTTCGGCGTCCCGGGTATCACCGTGGACACCCACTTCGGCCGCCTGGCCCGGCGTTTCGGCTGGACGGAGTCGGATGATCCGGTCCGGATCGAGTCGGACGTCGCCGAGCTGTTCGAGCCCAAGGACTGGACCATGCTCTCGCACCGCGTCGTCTTCCACGGCCGCCGCGTCTGTCACTCGCGCAAGCCCGCCTGCGGCGCCTGCGCCGTGGCCAACTGGTGTCCCAGCTACGGGATGGGCGAGACCGACCCGGAGAAGGCCAGGAAGCTCTTGAAGTACGAGCTCGCGCCGGGGCAGGAGGAGCTGCTCGCGAAGCTGCAGGCCGAGACGCACCGTGCGGCCGAAATCAGGATGGAATCGCAGAGGAAGCCGCGGTGA